In Paenibacillus durus, the DNA window GCAATCTGTCGGAGGGATACGCGGAAAGCGTCGTGGAAAAAGCGGCGCAAATCGCCGCGCGGTATCTGCTCAAGCAGCGGGGCTGGAAGACGAAGCAGACGCGGGCGCAGGAGGATTTTTTCTGGAAGCTGCTGACCTCGCATTACGGGACGGAGCAGGATATTAAGCGGGATGCGGAGCTGGATAACATCATGCTGCCGCCTGGATATTTTCTCGGCGTATTTGAACCCGACCGGACGGTGGACGACCATTTTCTGCTCAAATTCCGCCAGACCGCCGAAAGCTATTCCGGTGTCTCGTTAGTGTTCCTAACCACGGAGCATAACCGGATTATTATCCTGTTTTCTTTTCTCTATTCAATAGAAGGGACGCAGACGCTGTCCTCCTTTATGACGCTGCTCACAGATCAGCTGAACAAGAGCGAAGGCTGCCGGATATCGGGGGGATGCAGTCTGTATTACGGGGAATATCTCTCTGCGGCCGTTGCCTATACGGAGGCGGTGTCCATTGTCGAAATCAAGCGGCTGCTGCCTTTTCAAGCCCGTGAGCTGCTGCTCTACGAGGATATGGGGTTTTGGGCGCATATTCCGGCGATTATCGAGCAGAAGCGAAGCCGGGGCCGCAGAAGTCCATTGCTTAATCCGCTGAAGGAGCATGACCGGGTACACAAGACCGACTTTGTCAAGACCATTGCCGCCTACCTTACATTCAATGGTAATCTGAAGGAGTCGGCCGCTTTTTTGCATATTCATACGAATACCTTAATGTACAGATTGAACCGGATTGCCGAAATTACGGGGAAAAATCTAAAGGATACCCATTACCGCTTCTCGATCTATATGGATATTTTGACGGAAGAGACCCGGCAGTTGAATCAGTGGTTTGCGGAAGATTGATGGAAGGTATGGCGGTTGAGCGAATTGAATGGCAGAAAACATATACATGGATGTAACATAAACCGGGTATTACTGCGCCAATCTTATTACACTCTGTACAATGAAAAGTGAGGATACGGGTCGTAACATAGTG includes these proteins:
- a CDS encoding PucR family transcriptional regulator — protein: MVETGSIFDRFFDSMESLADTISESLQSQVTIEDDKHHVIGYSSHQFESDPARISTIIGKRVPDSVIIGLRKKGIMRQLENTPHPIRISGVMEVGLGPRLAMCIKHQKEVLGYIWVVDAGNLSEGYAESVVEKAAQIAARYLLKQRGWKTKQTRAQEDFFWKLLTSHYGTEQDIKRDAELDNIMLPPGYFLGVFEPDRTVDDHFLLKFRQTAESYSGVSLVFLTTEHNRIIILFSFLYSIEGTQTLSSFMTLLTDQLNKSEGCRISGGCSLYYGEYLSAAVAYTEAVSIVEIKRLLPFQARELLLYEDMGFWAHIPAIIEQKRSRGRRSPLLNPLKEHDRVHKTDFVKTIAAYLTFNGNLKESAAFLHIHTNTLMYRLNRIAEITGKNLKDTHYRFSIYMDILTEETRQLNQWFAED